A genomic stretch from Methylorubrum extorquens includes:
- a CDS encoding Short-chain dehydrogenase/reductase SDR (Evidence 2b : Function from indirect experimental evidences (e.g. phenotypes); Product type e : enzyme) yields MSHTQKHALIVGASRGLGLGLAETFLRRGWRVTATRRGAAPGLEQLAAEGVRVETVDIDDDASVAALHERTRREQFDLVFVVAGVLIEAEKPLNAVARAVHAQVYLTNAVSPILFADAFAETLAPGGTLAFMSSVLGSVGLNTEGGWENYRASKAALNTNARSFAARHADRAFGVLLLHPGWVATDMGGEGADLDVATSAAGLADVIQARAGRTDLAFLDYRGETLPW; encoded by the coding sequence ATGAGTCACACCCAGAAACACGCCCTGATCGTCGGCGCCTCCCGCGGCCTCGGGCTCGGGCTGGCCGAGACCTTCCTGCGGCGCGGCTGGCGGGTCACCGCGACCCGGCGCGGGGCCGCGCCCGGTCTCGAACAGCTCGCGGCGGAGGGTGTGCGGGTCGAAACGGTCGATATCGACGACGATGCGTCGGTTGCCGCCCTGCACGAACGGACGAGGCGCGAACAATTCGATCTGGTCTTCGTGGTGGCCGGCGTGCTGATCGAAGCGGAGAAGCCGCTCAACGCGGTGGCGCGGGCGGTCCACGCACAGGTCTACCTGACCAATGCGGTGAGCCCGATCCTGTTCGCGGACGCCTTTGCCGAGACCCTTGCACCCGGCGGCACGCTCGCCTTCATGTCCTCGGTGCTCGGCAGCGTCGGCCTCAACACCGAGGGCGGCTGGGAGAACTATCGGGCGAGCAAGGCGGCGCTCAACACCAATGCCCGCAGCTTCGCGGCGCGCCACGCCGACCGCGCGTTCGGCGTGCTGCTGCTGCATCCGGGCTGGGTCGCCACCGATATGGGCGGCGAAGGGGCCGACCTCGACGTGGCGACGAGCGCGGCCGGGTTGGCGGACGTGATCCAGGCGAGAGCCGGCCGGACGGATCTCGCCTTTCTCGACTACCGGGGCGAGACGCTGCCCTGGTAA
- a CDS encoding conserved protein of unknown function (Evidence 4 : Unknown function but conserved in other organisms): MKTASRAVKKSPKSFQDLPPIRVRREPPTVDEAVAAAQDLADDVEQQVEIACGLIGLGPDEVRPHVVAAAKAAAARPAHRPLEQRILAPTSPNRAPPRAVIVERRSRPTVVVERRSRPLDQRR; the protein is encoded by the coding sequence ATGAAGACCGCGAGTCGTGCCGTGAAAAAATCACCGAAGAGCTTTCAGGATCTGCCTCCGATCCGGGTGCGGCGCGAGCCGCCCACGGTCGACGAGGCGGTCGCCGCCGCCCAGGATCTGGCCGACGACGTCGAGCAGCAGGTGGAGATCGCCTGCGGGCTGATCGGCCTCGGCCCGGACGAGGTGCGCCCCCACGTCGTCGCCGCTGCCAAGGCCGCGGCGGCGCGTCCGGCGCACCGGCCGCTGGAGCAGCGCATCCTCGCGCCGACGAGCCCGAACCGCGCCCCGCCGCGGGCGGTGATCGTCGAACGCCGCAGCCGGCCGACCGTGGTGGTCGAGCGCCGCAGCCGGCCCCTCGATCAGCGCCGGTAA
- a CDS encoding protein of unknown function (Evidence 5 : Unknown function), with the protein MKDRDSPDFRVPRRRVDSPILLLRDRDTLKGLGPVRLLTPSTNVLAPARIGAHPACSTSGASARQAMRPAVRHVRFRCSAQTGRTVL; encoded by the coding sequence ATGAAGGATCGCGACAGCCCCGATTTTCGTGTGCCCCGCAGGCGCGTGGATTCGCCAATCCTTTTGCTGCGCGACCGCGACACTCTGAAAGGCTTGGGCCCCGTTCGCCTGCTGACTCCGTCAACGAATGTGCTGGCGCCCGCGCGGATCGGCGCGCATCCTGCATGCTCGACGAGCGGGGCGTCCGCCCGGCAAGCCATGCGGCCGGCGGTCCGTCACGTCCGATTTAGGTGCAGTGCACAAACCGGACGGACCGTCCTATGA
- a CDS encoding conserved protein of unknown function; putative NLP/P60 family protein (Evidence 4 : Unknown function but conserved in other organisms), whose protein sequence is MPDTHDPRLTPARPDLADIRLKGVVAAERYVAGEPARVAVPSAPLRRAPRLEAGLETEAVMGDAVTVFEIRDGFAWGQIARDGYVGYLPETALGAIDPAPTHRVAALRTFVYPAPDLKRPHLAHLSLGAAFAAEAQEGEYWRLAGGGYVFAGHAVPLGTAEPDFPATAERLVGTPYLWGGRTSLGLDCSGLVQLCLETAGRACRRDADQQERGLGTALPPRLDRLRRGDLVFWKGHVGMMLDADRLIHANGHHMAVAVEPLCEAVERIAVKSFGAVTTIRRLDPIA, encoded by the coding sequence ATGCCAGACACACACGATCCCCGCCTCACCCCGGCCCGGCCCGACCTTGCCGATATCCGCCTGAAAGGCGTCGTGGCGGCCGAGCGCTACGTCGCGGGCGAGCCGGCGCGGGTCGCCGTGCCCTCCGCTCCCCTCCGCCGCGCGCCGCGCCTCGAGGCCGGGCTCGAGACCGAGGCGGTGATGGGCGACGCCGTGACGGTGTTCGAGATCCGGGACGGATTCGCCTGGGGCCAGATCGCCCGCGACGGCTATGTCGGCTACCTGCCGGAGACGGCGCTCGGGGCGATCGATCCGGCGCCGACCCATCGGGTCGCCGCTTTGCGCACCTTCGTTTACCCCGCGCCCGACCTGAAGCGTCCGCACCTCGCCCATCTCAGCCTCGGCGCCGCCTTTGCGGCGGAGGCGCAGGAGGGCGAGTACTGGCGGCTCGCCGGCGGCGGCTACGTCTTTGCCGGCCACGCCGTGCCGCTCGGGACCGCCGAGCCCGATTTTCCGGCCACCGCCGAGCGGCTCGTCGGCACGCCCTATCTCTGGGGCGGGCGTACCAGTCTCGGCCTCGATTGCTCGGGCCTCGTCCAGCTCTGCCTGGAAACCGCGGGACGGGCCTGTCGGCGCGACGCCGACCAGCAGGAACGGGGCCTCGGAACCGCCCTGCCGCCGAGGCTCGACCGCCTGCGGCGCGGCGACCTCGTGTTCTGGAAGGGCCATGTCGGGATGATGCTCGACGCCGACCGGCTGATCCACGCCAACGGCCACCACATGGCGGTGGCGGTCGAGCCTTTGTGCGAGGCTGTCGAGCGTATCGCCGTCAAGAGTTTCGGCGCCGTCACCACGATCCGCCGGCTCGATCCGATCGCCTGA